Proteins encoded by one window of Anaeromusa acidaminophila DSM 3853:
- a CDS encoding LytR/AlgR family response regulator transcription factor codes for MRYKVVIVDDEAPICDEIEYLLKQYVDMEISAKFSRAPDALAYLVEHSIDILFLDIQMPGLSGLELAQKLKQLSQPPLIVFVTAFAEHALEAFSTSAVGYLTKPIEEDRLDEVLRKIRSFALRGNGEAQPALCRICVLEKGNIVPLAPKDIVFVQVNEKDVFVHTAENKHLCPLSLKEVEELLEKQSFMRVHRQYLVNLAEIREIVPWFHSSFMLRMKNGHEVPVSRNKAKALKQTLGF; via the coding sequence TGTCGATGATGAAGCGCCCATTTGCGATGAAATTGAGTACTTGTTAAAACAGTATGTGGATATGGAAATCTCCGCTAAATTTTCTCGTGCTCCCGACGCTTTGGCATATTTAGTGGAGCATAGTATCGATATTTTGTTTCTCGACATTCAAATGCCAGGCCTTAGCGGTTTAGAGCTGGCGCAAAAACTCAAGCAATTGTCGCAGCCGCCGCTGATCGTTTTTGTAACGGCTTTTGCCGAGCATGCGTTGGAGGCCTTTTCCACTTCGGCTGTTGGTTATTTGACCAAGCCGATCGAAGAAGATCGTTTAGACGAGGTCTTGCGTAAAATTCGTTCCTTTGCTTTGCGGGGCAACGGCGAAGCGCAGCCGGCATTGTGCCGGATTTGCGTGTTGGAAAAAGGTAATATTGTGCCTTTGGCTCCTAAGGACATTGTTTTTGTGCAGGTTAACGAGAAAGACGTTTTTGTGCATACTGCGGAAAATAAGCACTTGTGTCCGTTGAGTCTGAAAGAGGTGGAAGAATTGCTGGAGAAGCAGTCTTTCATGCGGGTGCACCGCCAGTATTTGGTGAATTTGGCGGAGATCCGCGAAATCGTTCCTTGGTTTCACAGTTCTTTTATGTTGCGCATGAAAAACGGGCATGAAGTTCCTGTAAGCCGTAATAAAGCGAAAGCGCTGAAACAAACGCTTGGGTTCTAA
- a CDS encoding DUF6803 family protein has product MSMTHYMELLAASQPWNLIIYMVIPVALAEALVAMEFVLLFSQRYEGTLRQVHKIAGIVLGVYFFGIMAQLGTQVLPNLAWRGPADVLAVGSYLLAGVPLVAIALLELGVWGGQASAREKMKYHFLLLTAFLIITHVAMVFGMVDPTIMGWQPQLDGGMMQHGQHHGQ; this is encoded by the coding sequence ATGAGCATGACCCATTATATGGAGCTGCTGGCGGCCAGCCAGCCTTGGAATCTAATTATTTACATGGTAATCCCGGTGGCCTTGGCGGAAGCCTTGGTGGCCATGGAGTTTGTGCTGCTCTTTAGTCAGCGTTACGAAGGAACGCTGCGTCAGGTGCACAAAATAGCCGGTATTGTGCTGGGCGTGTACTTTTTCGGGATTATGGCGCAGTTGGGAACGCAGGTGCTGCCGAATTTAGCCTGGAGAGGACCGGCTGATGTTTTGGCCGTAGGTTCGTATCTATTAGCCGGGGTGCCGCTGGTAGCCATCGCTTTATTGGAGCTGGGAGTTTGGGGCGGTCAAGCGTCGGCAAGGGAAAAAATGAAGTACCATTTTCTACTGCTGACGGCGTTTCTGATTATCACTCATGTGGCCATGGTCTTCGGCATGGTGGACCCAACCATTATGGGCTGGCAGCCGCAGCTGGACGGCGGGATGATGCAGCACGGACAGCATCATGGACAATAA
- a CDS encoding response regulator transcription factor: MRVLLVDDDQKLLELLSAYFLKNGFAVLEATNGPEALELALREAPDLIVLDLMLPGLDGWEVCRSLRKTSDVPILMLTARDEEADRLIGLELGADDYVTKPFSPREVVARAKAILRRSRREMPTENELRQGPLVMLTEQHRALLHGKELELTPTEYKLLETLASRPGRVFSRLQLVEQVQGYAFEGYERTVDAHVKNLRRKLGEEQQLVQTVYGVGYKWSSETE; the protein is encoded by the coding sequence TTGCGGGTATTGCTGGTAGACGACGACCAAAAGCTCCTAGAGCTGTTAAGCGCTTATTTTTTAAAGAACGGCTTTGCTGTTTTGGAAGCGACAAATGGTCCGGAGGCCCTAGAGCTGGCTCTGCGAGAGGCGCCGGATCTCATTGTATTGGATTTAATGCTGCCCGGTCTCGATGGCTGGGAAGTATGCCGGAGTTTGCGCAAAACCAGTGATGTGCCTATCTTAATGCTGACGGCCCGGGATGAAGAAGCGGATCGTTTAATTGGCCTGGAACTGGGGGCGGATGACTATGTGACAAAACCGTTCAGTCCCCGGGAAGTGGTGGCCCGGGCCAAGGCGATTTTACGGCGCAGCCGCCGGGAAATGCCGACGGAAAATGAACTGCGCCAAGGGCCTTTGGTGATGTTGACGGAGCAGCATCGAGCCTTGCTGCATGGCAAAGAGCTGGAACTGACGCCGACGGAGTATAAACTGCTGGAAACGCTGGCTTCTAGACCTGGGCGGGTTTTTTCTAGACTGCAGCTGGTGGAGCAGGTACAGGGCTATGCTTTTGAAGGCTACGAGCGGACCGTAGACGCTCATGTGAAAAATTTGCGGCGCAAGCTGGGGGAAGAGCAGCAGCTGGTGCAAACTGTATATGGCGTAGGTTATAAATGGAGCAGTGAAACGGAATGA
- a CDS encoding sensor histidine kinase: MNSIRYRIAGLVFLSITVTVVILVFLANYQMMLHFETYLSMQGLHGGGQEEAYLNNIHDSLFWVGAVMVFFGLGFSFFLAKGITEPLRRLGKAAEGIADGRYGETVPVEQKDEIGQLAETFNHMSLSLKEAVQLRQRFLADVAHELRTPLAVIQGNLEGMLDGIVPTDEKTLSSLREEALHLNRLIQDLRELSLAETGQLPLVKEEVKLHVLAARAAGMLQPLAEEKQVVLQAEAVEVPALLLDSQRMNQIIYNLLTNALRHTPPGGRVTVAVRQEERDVLLAVSDTGEGIAPEHLPYIFEHFYRVDASRDRRSGGSGIGLAIVRRLVEAQGGKVTVQSRLGEGSCFEVRFKRRE; the protein is encoded by the coding sequence ATGAACAGTATTCGTTACCGGATTGCCGGGCTGGTTTTTTTATCCATCACCGTAACCGTTGTGATTCTGGTTTTTTTAGCTAACTACCAAATGATGCTGCATTTTGAGACGTACCTGTCTATGCAGGGCTTGCATGGCGGCGGGCAGGAGGAAGCCTATCTCAACAATATCCATGATTCGCTGTTTTGGGTGGGAGCGGTCATGGTATTTTTCGGTTTAGGTTTTAGCTTTTTTTTAGCGAAAGGTATTACCGAGCCGTTGCGGCGTTTAGGAAAGGCAGCGGAAGGTATTGCTGACGGCCGTTACGGAGAAACGGTGCCTGTAGAGCAAAAAGATGAAATAGGACAGTTGGCGGAGACTTTTAACCATATGTCCTTGTCCTTGAAGGAAGCGGTTCAATTGCGGCAGCGCTTTTTGGCTGACGTCGCTCATGAACTGCGTACGCCTTTGGCAGTCATTCAGGGAAACTTGGAAGGCATGCTGGACGGCATTGTACCAACAGATGAAAAAACCTTATCTTCTTTGCGGGAAGAGGCGCTGCATTTGAACCGCTTGATTCAAGACTTGCGGGAGCTATCTTTAGCGGAGACCGGGCAGCTTCCTTTAGTAAAAGAAGAGGTGAAGCTTCACGTGCTTGCGGCCCGAGCGGCAGGCATGCTGCAGCCTCTAGCCGAGGAAAAGCAGGTAGTCTTGCAGGCGGAAGCGGTAGAAGTGCCGGCATTACTTTTGGACAGTCAACGCATGAACCAAATTATTTATAATTTGCTTACTAATGCGTTGCGCCATACGCCTCCTGGCGGGCGGGTGACGGTGGCTGTGCGGCAAGAAGAAAGGGATGTGCTTTTAGCCGTTAGTGATACAGGGGAGGGGATAGCGCCGGAGCATCTTCCGTATATTTTCGAGCATTTTTACCGGGTGGACGCTTCTAGAGACCGCCGCAGCGGCGGTTCCGGCATTGGTCTGGCCATCGTGCGTCGCTTGGTGGAAGCCCAGGGTGGCAAAGTGACGGTGCAAAGCCGTTTAGGTGAAGGCAGCTGCTTTGAAGTTCGTTTTAAAAGGAGAGAGTAA
- a CDS encoding SHOCT domain-containing protein: protein MWMHGFGGGPFGYLGMGIGMLMHVLVLAVLVLFAVWLFRSLKGGSVTKHEEAPVNALEVLKLRLAKGEITLEEYRERKEELEKV from the coding sequence ATGTGGATGCATGGATTTGGCGGAGGACCTTTTGGATATTTAGGGATGGGCATTGGCATGCTGATGCATGTGCTGGTGCTGGCGGTGCTGGTACTGTTTGCAGTGTGGCTGTTCCGCTCGCTGAAGGGCGGCTCGGTTACTAAGCATGAAGAAGCGCCGGTTAACGCGCTGGAAGTGCTCAAGCTTCGTTTGGCCAAAGGCGAAATCACTTTGGAAGAGTACCGTGAACGAAAAGAAGAATTAGAAAAGGTATAG
- the pheA gene encoding prephenate dehydratase, whose translation MTQKRCMAYLGPEGTYSEEVARFLAKDEWQLQGFPSIEDAMWAVAQGEADCCVVPFENSWEGSVNVTLDLLVHEMDLFIQQDVRWPIRHDLWVAQNCEKPNSILSHPQALAQCRAFLGRKYPQAARIPVVSTAEAARRVASGDGDAAIGSSLLGELYGLKLLERSIQDDEGNCTRFVLLVKKPVSCKGESVQTSLICRIDGEKPGRLYELLAEFAKREVNLTRIESRPARTKMGEYVFLMDIDGDAAQPKIAEAIQAVRQRCVWMKNLGSYAVHYEVTQ comes from the coding sequence ATGACGCAGAAGCGATGCATGGCGTATTTGGGACCGGAAGGAACCTATAGTGAGGAAGTAGCTCGATTTTTAGCAAAAGACGAATGGCAGTTACAAGGATTTCCAAGTATCGAAGATGCTATGTGGGCTGTGGCTCAAGGCGAAGCGGATTGCTGTGTCGTTCCTTTTGAAAACTCCTGGGAAGGCTCGGTTAATGTGACCTTGGATTTGCTGGTGCATGAAATGGATTTATTTATCCAGCAGGATGTGCGCTGGCCAATTCGTCATGATCTTTGGGTAGCGCAGAATTGTGAGAAACCAAACAGCATCTTGTCGCATCCTCAGGCGTTGGCGCAGTGCAGGGCTTTTTTAGGACGAAAGTATCCGCAGGCGGCTAGAATTCCTGTGGTCAGCACTGCAGAGGCAGCGCGGCGCGTTGCTTCCGGTGACGGCGATGCGGCCATTGGCAGCTCGCTTTTAGGCGAATTATATGGTTTGAAGTTGCTGGAGCGAAGTATTCAGGATGATGAAGGAAATTGTACGCGCTTTGTGCTTTTGGTGAAGAAACCGGTTTCTTGCAAAGGCGAATCAGTGCAGACTTCTTTGATTTGCCGTATTGACGGCGAAAAACCAGGCAGGCTGTATGAGCTTTTAGCGGAATTCGCTAAAAGAGAAGTTAATTTAACGCGTATTGAGTCGCGTCCGGCGCGAACCAAAATGGGAGAATATGTTTTCTTAATGGATATCGACGGAGATGCGGCGCAGCCGAAAATTGCCGAGGCTATTCAAGCGGTGCGGCAGCGTTGTGTTTGGATGAAGAATTTGGGTTCCTATGCAGTGCATTATGAGGTAACCCAATAA
- a CDS encoding TetR/AcrR family transcriptional regulator: MRGMDTKDRIMYVAMDLISAKGFRAVTIKEVAAGAGVSEMTVFRKFTSKKNMLMEAFDRFSVSFPFQEIFHDQLTGNPDIDLMNICKAHYKHLEHNRRLMNIFLKEDNNIPELRAKIRQFPVEMKKHLIAYFEQMQKEGKLPKDNAELQYNSFSTVAVGQFWWRMFINDNPAEQVLDSDVNTVLEYSVRAFLHGLKAQ; the protein is encoded by the coding sequence ATGCGAGGAATGGACACGAAAGATCGGATTATGTATGTGGCGATGGATCTGATTTCCGCCAAAGGATTTCGGGCTGTAACCATCAAGGAAGTGGCGGCAGGCGCTGGCGTTAGCGAGATGACGGTGTTTCGCAAATTTACCAGCAAAAAAAATATGTTGATGGAGGCTTTTGATCGTTTTTCGGTTTCCTTTCCGTTTCAGGAAATCTTCCATGATCAATTGACAGGCAATCCGGATATTGATTTAATGAATATCTGCAAGGCCCATTATAAACACCTGGAACATAATCGTCGTCTGATGAATATCTTTTTGAAAGAAGATAATAATATTCCCGAGCTGCGGGCGAAGATCCGGCAGTTTCCTGTGGAAATGAAAAAACACTTGATTGCCTATTTCGAGCAAATGCAGAAAGAAGGAAAGCTGCCCAAGGATAATGCAGAGCTGCAGTACAATAGCTTTTCTACTGTCGCGGTAGGGCAATTCTGGTGGCGCATGTTTATCAACGACAACCCGGCAGAGCAGGTTCTGGACAGCGACGTCAATACGGTCTTAGAATACTCTGTACGCGCCTTTTTGCACGGCCTGAAGGCTCAGTAA